The Haliaeetus albicilla chromosome 11, bHalAlb1.1, whole genome shotgun sequence sequence AACAAAGCAAAAAGTGCAAAGTCCTGAACCTGGGGAGaaataaccccatgcaccagtataTGCTGTGGGCCAactggctgggaagcagcttggcagaaaaagacctcgGGGTCTTGGTAGACACAAAGTTGAgtgtgagccagcaatgtgcccttgcaaCAAAGAAAGCCAAtagcctcctgggctgcattaggaagaacATTGCCAGTAGGTCGAGGAAAAGTGATTATTCCCCTTTattcagccctggtgagaccacatctggagtgcCAGGTCTAGTTCTGTGCTtctacaagagagacatggacatactggacTGAGACCAGCAAAGGGtcatgaagatgattaagggattgGGGTATCTGTCATGTGAGGAGAGGCTTAGAGAGCTGAGACTGTTTAGACACGAGAAGGCTCAGGAGATGCTAGGAATGTGTATAAATGACTGATGAAGACAGTAATGGAGACAGATGTTTCAGAGGTATCCAGTGAAGGAACAAGAGGCAatgagcacaaactgaaactcaagaaattccttttaaacataagaaaaactttttttcagtgagggTTGTcaaatactggaacaggttgcccagagttTAGGCATTTGGGGATATTCAAAACTGGACAAAGCATCCTGCTCTAGTTGACACTGCTTAAGGCTGAGAGATTGGACCAGATACTCAATGGTTGTCCCCTTCAACCTCAACTatctgtgattctatgatttcagATGGAGACTAATAAAAATGAGTTTCAAAGACCCAAAAGGGAAATAGCTTTGTTCTTAATAATTTTCCAAAGTATAATGAGGGTAATGCTAGCTATTTAATCCAACAGCTTATTCTGAGGGCTTTGACAATAAAGGCCTTGTTTTCAAACTGCAGCAATCAATATTAGGCTccttatatgtatatatttcctaaatttaattttaaggatttctgaggattttcttttcagtatgaTCTCAGAATTTAAGAAATTCAGTTCCCATTTCTTTAAGTCATTGATTTTCAGCacttaaaattttgaaagcacagggcaaaatcaaacaaacaaaagaatacTATAGACTACTAATTTGTTCCCATTGACACAGGACGGTGCTGTTTAAACAGATAACCCACAGATACACCCCCTACAACAACCATGTTGGTTACTGAGTTTTTcttgggagaaaaaggaagaggaagaagaataaGGCAAAGAGATTAcaattttatatctttttaacTAATCTTCAGGATGCACCAATAATCAGTATTTACTTAATAAAGGTAGATCTTTAAGCATGCTTGAGTAACTCGGGAACTCTTACTACCTCTGGAACTTTTGCTCCCAAAACTTTTTAAGGGTCTTTCACAATCCAGCCTTTGGTCATCAAAGGGCACACATTATGACATACCCCACCTTACTAGCTGTTCTCATATAGCCTGCTGAAATTCAAGTTGATTACGTGATATATGAAAGTCAAAAAATGGAATAGTGGAAGATCAGTCTCACAAACAGGCTGTGGTGGGGAAAACAGGCTGTTAGTAGTTTAAGAAATCAATACCAACTTTGACACTTTTAGAGGTGGCAACATCAATGGCCATGGCTTTGATCTCAGTGTCCCCAAACTGCATGAGTGTTTTGATCTCCCGCCGGCTTGGCACTGAAGCATCAGTTCCCGTGAGATCCAAACGAAGGGTGCCACACTTTTTCACTCCAGATTCGGTGATGAAGCTAACATTATCTTGTTCTGAGCTATAGATATTGATCACTATTACTAACTGAGAAGGTTTGGCAGGTGTGTAACTGCGTGTCACAGTTTCTCCAAGGGCTACAGATTGGTCAGCTGAGATAAATTTGTCAAAGACATCAGTGCACCAGCGTGTGCCATCTTTGATTAGAAGCTTCTCTGGTGGATGCTTCCCTTCCACAAACCGATTCAGCACACCCACACCGTAGGTGAGAGGTGAACGCCGCACTTTGATGACAGCAGGGTCTAGACCAAAGAGAACAGCTCCTTTGAGGATAGTGAGCCCCACATCCTGAGGAATGATGACCCGACATCTCGAACCAAAAGCGCTCTGGACAGCTTGTTGGAGCAAGGGGGATTCAGCGAAGCCACCCACCAGGAACAGAAATTTGACATTGGTCACTTCTGGCTTATCAAACACATCACCTAAACAGAAACAGAGCCCATTCAATACGGAAAAATTCACTGTGACAAGGCAATGCAGGTGAAACTCCTAATGACTGAGTGCACTGAATGTCCCATGCACATGCACAAGATCTGAAACTGCCACATCTATGCCCACACTGCCACTCTCAGCATGCACTTGTTCCCCTTCTGTAGTCTCTTCTATACTCTGTTTCACTGTGAATGGAAACTTACCTCAAAGCATACAATATTCCTGACGTGGCacttaaaacagaatttttatttacCTTCTACTTGTAAAGGGAGACACAGTTTTCCTGCAAAGAAATCTTGCCAGTCACATTATAGGTAGTAGGGAAACAGACATCATCTTGCCACTTCAAGTATCAGTGAGATATTCCCAAATTTAACCAATTCACATACCCTTTACTGCATTCCAGATAAGTCACCCCATTTTAAATTCACTTATTATTTCTGATCCTAGCATTTTAATCACAATAAGTACCATCTGCAAAATAATACTTCCTTAAATTTTACAGATGTTCCTTCTTAGCTGAAGCCCACATCCCCTACTTTCAAGAAAACCATACAGTTCAATTGTAGGCTCACCCTTAGCTCAAATAATTGATGCAGCATGACTGAGTTATCTGTCACAACTATTCTAAGTCTGggtctctccctctctgctcaaGTACAAGCTGTTCCGTACTAGTTGTCTTACTAAGTTGTGACCTCTGAAATTTACCTAGTAATTCCTCACATATAGTGAGCAAAGCTGGATATTCCATTCCAAATGCAATTCAATTAGTGCTTTATAATGTGTAGAACAGCAATACTTTGCTCAGTATATATATTATACTCTATCTTCCTCCAGGAAGACTTTAAATAACAAATTTACCAGTAAGCCTATGTCACTTTCCATTACTGGATAAATATATTCGGTGCTGCTTAAGCCATGTCTGGAAGTACTTTTACCATAATGCATCATTTATTATTTGTGTTTTAGAGATGTCAGTGATTTGGATGGTCATGAACAAATGTGACCTTCCACTGAGGAGAAATGACCTAGAGGTCTTAATAGCAGGAATAATCAGAAACTAGTTACATCTTTGGCATTATTTAGTTGTGGcctgaaacaggaaaaagaaaagcaggatcTGGGTTAGTAAGTGCATTTCAGCCTTCTGAATGCTTGCAGCCTTGGAAGTACAGAATAATTGAAGCTTAGGCAGTAACAGGACTGAATCACACTCAGTAATTAGTACTAGAACTAGGTAGCAATATGTGTTAAGGTGATGTCCCTtacttctgttattttcttaaCTACTTTGTAGAGAACTGCAAGTTTCAGAACTAAATTCCTTGCCCACATTTGGTGCGTACTAGGGGAATTGTTTGACTTTAATGCCAGTTACTGGTGTGAAACAGGTAAGCAAAGCTTCAGTTTCAGCTCAGCCGCAAAGTGGAATTACATGCAGATACATACTAAGGTGCTGAATGATCTGGTCAATTGTAGGTTTGAAAAGAGCATTCATTGCATCCGGGCTCATCCTCAACATTCCCTGGGATGACCACTTCACAAAGTCCACACTGGAAAAGAACAGTTAGAAAGgacattaaaatattacagcTGAGCTGTAAGAAACAGCCTAGCACTCACAAGACacactaaataaataaataaataaatgagtttACAGAATCCGCATGCATTCTGCTTGGAAGAAAGTGCCTCACCACCTCGCCCTCGCCCCATATCAACTGCAGCAATGTAAAATTTCAAGGGAGAATTGTTATTTTTGCTTGTCTAattgttgttttctttgcctGACTGCCTTCTGCAGCATTACCAATGCTCAGCTGCTTCCTGAAACAGCTGGCAGTCAATCCAGTGCTCGCTGATCTGAAACAGCACTGATTTATCCCCAGAAGGGCAACATTTAGATATAGCAGTAGCAGGCCAAAGCCACTGGAAACACACATGGAAAACAAGCAAGTATGGGAAGCCTCAGGAGGCAGAAGGGAGCACAGCATTTTTAATGAGGCATAACATTTGTTAAATGAATACAAGCATTATGTTATTCCATCACTGATACACATACATATAGCTCAGTAATCTCTCCATTCATGCACATTATATGTCACCTCTATGCTCTTTGTATCCCGTTAcccaattaatttaattttatttgaaggAAACATTTAGCATTCCCTCTAAGATTCACCATTAAGACTATTAATAAGAAGGAGATGGTCTTGTGAGGGGGAGTATTTCCAGAaatttttaatgatttcagAATCTCAGTCTCTTAGGAGGTGACTCTGAACTGAATTCCAAGTCATTTAGGCCTAAAGTACATTTACCAATAATTTTAGGAAGAGATGCAGAAGTTTCAGCCTGCATGCTTGCcctgaatttttcagcttctcacacccagccagcaagaaggctggagggccacaagaagttgggaggggacacagccagggcagctgacccaaactggccaaagggatattccataccatgtgatgtcatgcccagtatacaaactggggggagttggccgggggtGGCGGATCGCTtcttgggaactaactgggcatcagttggtgagtggtgaggaattgcattgtgcatcacttgttttgtatattccaattcttttattactgtctttttttttttttttcttcctttctgtcctattaaattgtctttatctcaacctatgagttttacttttttttcaattctctcctccatcccactgggtggggggagtgagcaagcagctgcgtggtgcttagctgctagCTGTGGTTGAACCACAACAATGCTACATTCAACATTCACTGGattaaaaaacacagaaagaagcCAAGGTACAGGTACTAAATAATCATGTTTTCTGCTCTCAGGTCCCAAGCATTCTGCCCTAGATTTGCAGGCTCTCTTGTTCATTCTCTTTTATGTCATTAATCTCCAGGTCTCCTGTAGTATATAATTTCAAAAGATGAAAATGCCCACTTCTACTTTCTCTTCACTTCCTTTTCTATAGCAGCCCATTTCCTTTTCTATAGCAGCCCATTTCCTTTTCTATAGCAGCCCATGATTAGGGTACCTTCTTGATACTGAAAATCATGAATTAAAATCTCTGGATGGGATTATGTCTCCCCACCTACCGAGCAAATTATTGAACTGGTAAAAtactagaagaaaagaaagcctgCCATCACTTCAAAAGAAGAATGCTTTCCCTTTGCAGAGCTCTATGCAGTAGTATATGTTTTCACCAGTGATCTGGTATTGTTAATAAATTTCCTCAAGCCACGAACGTATTTACACATCATTGCACTCAAGATCTTGGTTTTGTTCCAGGGCCCAGGCCGCTAAAAATTAAGGTTCTTGGTAACTAACTTTTAGACATCAAATTCTGTATTTGATCTGATGTTCCTAATCAACACATAAGGGACTCAAAATATATGGTCAAACTCAGGAAAGTGATGCAGTGGTGGCCTGACAAAAGTCATAGAAAGCAATACCAGAAGAGTGCAAGTCTTGTACAGAAAAGCTTTTGCAAGAAATTGATCAGAACTTTCCATTTTGGAAACTGCACTTCAGGCAATCCCATTTTCTCATCCTTATACtacatttttacattattatCTTGCAGTCTACATGTAATTAGgatattttacttatttgtcTTTGCTACCAGTAGTTAATTCTGCATCCATTTGTGTTCAATTGTCTACTCACTTGCTTTTCCTCAAGGCATGTTCTACACTGTGACCTCGAAACTTCTTGTAATAGTcaatgaaggagaaaggcagagtGATGTTTAGTGGATTGGTCCTGTCTGGAGCTGCTGCCCGTTTACGGGACTCAAATGCTATCATCAGATCAACCCAGGCAGCGGGACGCTTGATTTTAAATTGCTCAATAAAGTcttctccaaatattttacacagAAGCTTTTCAAATTCATAGTCCACACCTAGAGAACCATATGGCCCACCTGTattacaaacaaaacacagttttaatACTCTGAACTGCTTATGAGATTTTGCGTTGACCAAATACACATCAGATCGACACTACTAGGACTATCATGGGAGAAGGTCTACAGAAAGAGGTATCTTTCCTAAATGTAACAGTTGTTCTAATACAGAACATAATCTTACCTTTGCCTCACTTTTACTCCCATACCATTATAGCCACTGTAACACTATCActataaaacagaaacatttttattagaagCAGAGGAAACTGACTCCTTATCCACACATGAGAAAGTGTGGGTTAGACTCATATTTAGGGGTAGACGGACTTGATGTACACTGTCCCATTTGCTCTTACTAGGTTGTTTCCTGAGGTAGTCTTACAGCCACCAAGACTGAGAAGGCTCAGTGACGAACCATACAGATGAAGATTAACTTGGTATAGAGACACAGCAACAAATAATAGGCTGACTCGTGTGCTTAACAGCTTAGCCACAGGACAAAGTCAAAGGGGATCTGGAGTTCAGGGACGGAATACCATTCAAGGATTGCACTTTATATCTTTGTTGGGGACCAATTATTGTACATTTTTTCCAGGGGATGGTAGACCATCCTTGTTACACTGCCTGTGAAATTACTGGACTATATAAGATTCCCCTTAAATCTAGGGAAACTTCTGTTCTGCCAACAGCCACTTTACAAGGATCTTGTGACACATCTATTTGTATCTCCATGATACATCTCTGAATACCTGGACAGAGCAGCAATACACAGGTGACCTCTCGAAGGACAGGAAGGTGACAATTCTCCTAGCAGAAGTCAGACCAGGACCATGGCAGGAGGTCATGGCCTGAATAGGAGTGAGTAACACAGGAGATGGCAGATTCTTACTCTCCCAATGTGAGGTTTACCATCCAAAAGCTTCAGAAGCATTAAGTGATTTACCAATGTCTGCTGACATGTAGCTAGGTTATACTAATTCTGAATGCTGCTCTTATTTCAGGAAGAACTTTTAGTAGTGAATAATAAAGGCATACACTTCCTTCACTGACAAGTCAAAATATTGcataaataaagcaagcagtGGAAGTGACATTACCTGTTGCCTTGTACAGCTCCTTAAGATGTCCTTCAGGGAGCCTGATCTGATGGACAGTCATATCCACTGTGCCTCCTCCACTGTCAACAACGATGTAACGGTCACCTAGTTTGCCAAACGGTATTTACATTAGTGTTATCACAACAGCATATTGCAATGAAAGCTTCTCAGGGGCATTATCACCATGAGAGATAATGACTTACAGAAAGTCATGAATGTCTACGCTGAAGACTTGGTCTTTTTTAGTAATTATAATGCAATGATTGATAACAAATATGAAATTCAGATGTCAAAAGTTATTGATTTACACAGATAAAAAGTAGGTTAGTGGAATTGCTCACGTTGCTGGTGTACATTCTAGTGGGCTACCAACTTAATATTATGGTGTATTTACGAGGCCTATTCTGAGGAAAATATTCTGGTTGCATTTTAAAACCTGGATTGCCTTCTACCATCTCCTTAATAAACCACATTTTGCTAGAGCATACAGAATTGCAGTTCAGCCTTAGTAACTAAGAGCAGCACAtgaacttgtatttttttcttttcctatttataATCACTGTGAGAACAACGCAGCGCACAGCACATTTGTTGGAAACACAACGTTTGCCTGCAATATAAAACCAGTGAGAGCAAAGTTTATTCAAGAAAGCATACTACCTTCCTCCAGTTCAGACCAGATCTCTCCTATGACGTTTTCCACCAAAAAGGTACGACTCTGTCGATTACGACGGACGTGTTCCTTAGCTAGTCAttgacagagaaaaaataactgAGTATGAGAAAGCATGAAGAAGTTGATATCATAAGCTGCAGGAAACAAGTGCAAGCAGGCTGACAGATCTGTTTGTACtgctttttaacaaaacaaatgagCAAAAATTACTGCATTAGAATCAGCAACATTATAACATCGTTcctagaaagaaggaaaaatgtttttcagccGCACTGATCTTCATTGATACTAACTGGATTAAAACCAATAACCTCATATGAAAGGCATAAACAggtctgatttatttttttaatatattctgttttttaaagcaccGCCTGGAACCACGGGGGGGCTTGCAGCCAGCCTGTGCCGCCAGGCGGCAGCCCCAGCCAGGCGGCAGCCCGAGCCCGCTGCCAGACCCACCTGCACTGCCCGGGGCCAGCGAGACCATCCCCACGTTTCCAAAAGCCACTGCCGATTTTGGGTGCGCAGGCAAAGATGCCTCCTGAGCCTCTCAGGATGTCAGTCTGTCTCAAAACGAGCAGCCGAAAGCTCTGCTGCTCACATTTATAACTTCTTAAGGCCACAGTGATCACCAAGGCTGACCctcataatattttaaatatacaccAGTTGAAAACTAAGCATAATCTAGCAATACTATTATAACAATCAGTTAACTTACAAGACTTAGACTTTTAGAAGATGCAGAACAGGCTGTAAAGACAAAGCAGAGTAGTGAGAGCCTTTGCTATTATGCTTCTAAATCAACCTCTACAACTGACTGatcaaaaaaaatcattccctGTGTAAACTTCACTCACCCTCAAAGGCACTTCCATAAAACACTAGAGAAGAAGAGGCATTCTGTCATGCATGCAAATAtcattctttctgaaaatatcaGCATGCAAATCACTGAATGCATTTTGCTTCTCATTTCTATAGTGCCTATCATCAGAAAAAGACCAGCAGCTCCACTTGCACACGCACTCTACCCTCCCCATAAAGACCCTATGATGCAGACAAGCCGCATTAGCTTTGCTGCACTGACTTAGCAGCACACAGTGAGAGCTTAGATGACGAAGCGTTCAAGGACCGAACAAGCTCTAGGTCCAAGCAAGGGCCTGACAGAGAGCCCACAGAAGTCAATGGGAGTTCTTTCATTCACCTCTGTGGGCTAGAAGTGAACACAAGAGCCAGCCTTTAGCTACGACTGAAGTAAGCTTATCCTGGCCActatgaaaagtaaaatttttcttttgacttcaaCAGCAATAATATGGTCCTTGGAGTACTTCTCTCTGTTTATATTTAAAGGGTTTTTCTCCTTAATCTGTTCTCAGCTTGTCTTGGGTCCCTGCCATGTCTTTATGAAATTTTAATTCTAACCCCAAATTAATTCACTCcaaactttgttttcattaattttgaCATGAAACCTTTCTCATCCCCAATAGCTTTTACCATACAAAGTCAGGAAGAAGAATGGTACCCCCCATCCAAGAAAAAGCCCAATAGCAGAAATCCATGATCTGTCAAATTCTGCCCAGCTTCAAAACCTTAACCAGAGaaactcttttcttttattattttcccagAGGCAAATCCTTGTGTAGCCTGAAAGCGAGTTCATGTAAAATCACATGGAACTAGAATGGTTCAGGACATGAACAAGGGGGTCAGAAGGTGAGGGGCTCCTGAAGGGACTGTGTCCTGAAAACTGATTTTGTCCTGTGCTCTGTATGGGCCTCCATAACGCTGAACACATCTGACAAGTGCTGGCTAGGAGAGGCACAGATTTGAGAGAATGATGTAGTGACTCTGCCTaactaaaaaaaataccctCTGGTAACTACAGGAATAGCTTTATTAGCTTAATCTTCCATTTGTCTGTACTGTTTTGACCTAGTAAATACgataaaatacaaattcttctgaaaaattcCTTCTGGCACAGATTGGCACACTACCACCAATATCAGTGCAACTGTTACAATTCACAGAGATAAGAAAACTGCATTATGCAGCAATCACGTCTTACTGCTGCTTcgttttcctgttttgttcctCTCATTTTCCTCCAATCTCAGGTAGGATACCAAGCTCAAAAATCCTTGGTAACAAAGGATCTTTTGGCAAGTG is a genomic window containing:
- the HSPA12A gene encoding heat shock 70 kDa protein 12A translates to MSETESGAADAVSTSAYSSPAKSLGDPGITPLSPSHIVKDSDADDAVEQLFLVVVAIDFGTTSSGYAYSFTKEPECIHVMRRWEGGDPGVSNQKTPTTILLTPERKFHSFGYAARDFYHDLDPTESKHWLYFEKFKMKLHTTGNLTMETDLTAANGKKVKALEIFAYALQFFKEQALKELSDQGGSDFENTEVRWVITVPAIWKQPAKQFMRQAAYKAGMASPENPEQLIIALEPEAASIYCRKLRLHQMIDLSSRAPVNGYSPSDTIGTGFTQAKEHVRRNRQSRTFLVENVIGEIWSELEEGDRYIVVDSGGGTVDMTVHQIRLPEGHLKELYKATGGPYGSLGVDYEFEKLLCKIFGEDFIEQFKIKRPAAWVDLMIAFESRKRAAAPDRTNPLNITLPFSFIDYYKKFRGHSVEHALRKSNVDFVKWSSQGMLRMSPDAMNALFKPTIDQIIQHLSDVFDKPEVTNVKFLFLVGGFAESPLLQQAVQSAFGSRCRVIIPQDVGLTILKGAVLFGLDPAVIKVRRSPLTYGVGVLNRFVEGKHPPEKLLIKDGTRWCTDVFDKFISADQSVALGETVTRSYTPAKPSQLVIVINIYSSEQDNVSFITESGVKKCGTLRLDLTGTDASVPSRREIKTLMQFGDTEIKAMAIDVATSKSVKVGIDFLNY